The Pirellulales bacterium genome contains a region encoding:
- a CDS encoding NAD(P)/FAD-dependent oxidoreductase, translated as MPNNKYLIVGGGMTAAAAVDGIREVDPGGSIGLLCAETHPPYDRPPLSKKLWTGKPFESIWRQVDRQGLALYLGRTARQLDSEKKCVTDDEGTTYGYDKLLLATGGTPRRLPFGGKQIIYFRTVDDYQRLRALSQAEEHFAVIGGGFIGSEVAAALAMNGKKVVMVFPEAGIGSRIFPLDLATNLNEYYRQQGVEVLPGQLVHDLDTHGGRPVLKVRSAVDQTEREIEANGVVAGIGILPNVELAQAAGLEVENGIRVDASLRTSHPNIYAAGDVANFYNLSLDKRLRVEHEDNANTMGRLAGQSMAGRAVAYDYLPSFYSDLFELGFEAVGEVDSRLETFADWKQPYREGVVYYLRDGRVRGVLLWNVWEQVDAARKLIAEPGPFGPEKLKGRLPG; from the coding sequence ATGCCAAACAACAAGTACTTGATCGTTGGTGGCGGGATGACAGCGGCGGCGGCGGTTGACGGCATCCGTGAGGTCGATCCTGGCGGCTCGATTGGCCTGCTCTGTGCCGAAACGCACCCGCCTTATGACCGCCCTCCATTGTCCAAGAAGCTTTGGACGGGCAAACCCTTCGAGAGTATTTGGCGTCAGGTCGACCGTCAGGGATTGGCGCTCTACCTGGGGCGGACGGCCCGACAATTGGATTCGGAGAAAAAGTGCGTTACCGACGACGAGGGGACTACCTACGGCTACGATAAGCTGCTCTTGGCCACGGGCGGCACACCGAGACGACTTCCTTTCGGCGGCAAACAGATCATCTACTTCCGCACCGTGGACGATTACCAGCGACTTCGCGCTTTGTCGCAGGCCGAAGAGCACTTTGCGGTGATTGGCGGCGGTTTCATCGGCTCTGAGGTTGCAGCGGCCCTGGCGATGAACGGCAAGAAAGTCGTCATGGTTTTCCCCGAAGCGGGGATCGGTTCCCGCATTTTTCCGCTCGACCTGGCCACGAACCTCAATGAATACTACCGGCAGCAGGGAGTCGAAGTTCTGCCAGGACAGTTGGTACATGATCTGGACACGCACGGCGGTCGGCCGGTGCTGAAAGTTCGCAGTGCCGTTGACCAGACCGAGCGCGAGATCGAAGCGAACGGCGTGGTGGCGGGAATCGGCATTTTACCGAATGTTGAACTGGCCCAAGCGGCAGGTCTGGAAGTGGAGAATGGGATTCGGGTGGACGCCTCACTGCGAACCAGTCACCCGAATATTTATGCCGCCGGAGACGTGGCCAACTTCTACAACCTGTCCCTGGACAAACGGCTCCGTGTGGAGCACGAAGACAATGCCAACACGATGGGCCGGCTGGCGGGACAATCGATGGCCGGTCGAGCCGTCGCTTACGATTACCTGCCGTCATTCTATTCGGACCTGTTCGAATTGGGCTTCGAGGCTGTCGGTGAAGTAGACTCTCGGCTGGAGACGTTTGCCGATTGGAAGCAGCCGTACCGAGAGGGAGTCGTTTACTACCTGCGAGACGGCCGGGTGCGGGGAGTGCTGTTGTGGAACGTCTGGGAGCAAGTAGACGCCGCCCGCAAGCTGATCGCCGAGCCGGGGCCGTTCGGCCCCGAAAAGCTCAAAGGGCGATTGCCTGGCTGA
- a CDS encoding HD domain-containing protein, with protein MAASLFSNQTLCELAPGQEGDFFALLSAKEELTTREGKPYFKVVFRDAGREISTPLWHDSAWAAECRSAWTVGAFYKLRAVYRETNFGPQLEIEKIRLVTAADAADGFDPLMLQPRSRFDPAKMFEELAGIAKERIEDESLRGLVVDILQNHRVALLTLPAATRNHHAYVAGWLEHTLSVTRSVLYLADKYDEYYPDMQPRLDRGVAVAGAILHDVGKLREYEQQPTGAIYTAEGNLIGHMLQGRDIVREAAASRNISPEMLLRLEHIIISHQGKPEWGAPKVPMTPEALVVHYADDLDAKYNMLFQTLRDDKSSGPMTSKKNQLYQQVFRGLP; from the coding sequence ATGGCTGCTTCACTATTTTCCAATCAAACGTTGTGCGAGCTTGCCCCTGGGCAAGAGGGAGATTTTTTTGCCCTCTTATCGGCGAAGGAGGAACTCACCACGCGTGAAGGAAAGCCCTATTTCAAAGTGGTGTTTCGCGATGCCGGTCGAGAGATAAGCACGCCGCTATGGCACGATTCGGCCTGGGCGGCGGAGTGCCGATCGGCTTGGACGGTCGGCGCGTTTTATAAGCTGCGGGCAGTCTATCGCGAGACAAATTTTGGACCGCAACTTGAAATCGAGAAAATCCGCCTGGTGACGGCAGCGGATGCTGCCGACGGGTTCGATCCACTCATGCTCCAGCCGCGGTCGCGATTCGATCCGGCCAAAATGTTCGAGGAGCTGGCCGGCATTGCCAAAGAGCGGATCGAAGATGAGTCGCTACGAGGCTTGGTCGTCGATATCTTGCAAAACCATCGCGTGGCTCTGCTGACGCTGCCGGCCGCAACGCGCAACCATCATGCATACGTTGCCGGTTGGCTCGAACATACGCTCAGCGTGACACGCAGCGTTCTGTATCTGGCCGACAAGTATGACGAGTATTACCCAGACATGCAGCCGCGGCTGGATCGAGGAGTCGCAGTAGCCGGGGCGATTTTGCACGACGTCGGCAAGCTGCGTGAGTACGAGCAGCAACCGACCGGCGCAATCTATACCGCCGAAGGAAATCTAATCGGCCACATGCTGCAAGGGCGCGACATTGTTCGCGAGGCGGCAGCCAGTCGCAACATTTCCCCGGAAATGCTACTGCGGTTGGAGCACATCATAATCTCCCACCAAGGCAAGCCAGAATGGGGTGCGCCGAAAGTGCCTATGACGCCCGAGGCGCTCGTCGTTCACTATGCCGACGACTTGGATGCAAAATACAACATGCTGTTCCAGACGCTGCGGGACGACAAATCGTCGGGGCCGATGACTTCGAAAAAGAATCAACTTTATCAGCAGGTGTTTCGCGGCTTGCCTTGA
- a CDS encoding GNAT family N-acetyltransferase, which translates to MPAATIDVAIVQVPKPFPELNRFFYAAVGGQWVWYSRLSWTYAQWMEYLDRPQLETWMISSGGLPAGYVELEKQADDSVQIAYVGIVAQLTGRGIGGHLLTFAIDRCWQWGANRVWVHTCNLDDPRALPNYQARGLKIYKVETKPEELPDAPLGPW; encoded by the coding sequence TTGCCCGCTGCTACAATCGATGTAGCGATTGTGCAAGTGCCAAAGCCGTTTCCGGAGTTGAACCGTTTCTTCTATGCGGCCGTGGGAGGGCAATGGGTTTGGTATAGCCGCTTGTCTTGGACGTATGCCCAGTGGATGGAATATCTCGACCGTCCACAGTTGGAAACGTGGATGATCTCCTCTGGCGGCCTACCTGCAGGATACGTTGAGCTAGAAAAGCAAGCTGATGACTCGGTCCAAATTGCCTATGTCGGCATCGTGGCTCAATTGACCGGCCGCGGCATCGGGGGACATTTGCTCACGTTTGCCATCGATCGCTGTTGGCAATGGGGGGCTAATCGAGTGTGGGTTCACACCTGCAACCTCGATGATCCTCGCGCATTGCCGAATTATCAAGCACGGGGATTAAAAATCTATAAAGTCGAGACAAAGCCGGAGGAGTTGCCCGACGCGCCACTTGGCCCTTGGTGA
- a CDS encoding MgtC/SapB family protein, whose product MVIAPSEMLLRMAVGIIAGGAIGYERERSGHVAGLRTHLLVGLASTLFMLVSTQFYYFQLYEKTDLIATDPSRIAASVVTGIGFLGTGAILRTGLSIQGLTTAASLWLVGALGLAAGGGMYLETAAATIVSLIVLIVLRRVENNHGSPLLRRAELKLDNPTVRDQIIGELQAIGVSVVEVEYQRDFKTNESGLLLDLHLSDENALTTILTCMEAIPDVRSLKIQRPIR is encoded by the coding sequence ATGGTCATTGCGCCGTCGGAAATGTTGCTGCGGATGGCGGTAGGGATCATCGCGGGAGGCGCGATAGGTTACGAGCGAGAACGCAGCGGCCATGTTGCGGGATTGCGGACCCATTTGCTCGTGGGATTGGCCTCGACGTTGTTCATGCTCGTCTCTACCCAGTTCTATTACTTCCAGCTTTATGAGAAAACCGACCTGATCGCCACCGATCCGTCGCGCATCGCGGCCAGCGTTGTCACCGGTATCGGTTTCTTGGGAACGGGAGCAATCTTGCGAACCGGGCTGAGTATCCAAGGGTTGACGACTGCGGCCAGCCTGTGGCTGGTGGGGGCGTTGGGATTGGCCGCAGGTGGCGGAATGTATTTGGAAACAGCCGCCGCGACTATCGTGTCACTGATCGTCTTGATCGTTTTACGCCGCGTCGAGAATAATCACGGCTCCCCACTGTTGCGGCGAGCCGAATTGAAACTTGACAACCCCACGGTCCGTGACCAGATCATCGGCGAACTGCAAGCGATTGGAGTTTCCGTCGTGGAAGTGGAATATCAGCGCGACTTCAAGACCAACGAAAGCGGCCTGCTCTTGGATCTCCACTTGTCGGATGAAAATGCACTGACGACGATCTTGACCTGCATGGAGGCGATTCCCGACGTGCGCAGTTTGAAGATTCAGCGTCCGATTCGCTGA
- the aceE gene encoding pyruvate dehydrogenase (acetyl-transferring), homodimeric type, which produces MAHTDIRSTKSRSNTACNGTTNGDHSADDVAQSEGEAYAANQTIDETEGFVVPEGTESEVAQPELTGELATTYSVEDADPEETEEWLESLRYVVQSKGPERATFLLAKLNETAHQAGVQLPFSATTPYINTIAVDRQPPYPGNREIERRIKSIIRWNAMAMVTRANRESHGIGGHISTFASAATLYEVAFNHFLRGRGNDFSGDQVYIQGHASPGIYARAFLEGRLSEEQLNNFREELQPGGGLSSYPHPWLMPDFWEYPTVSMGLGPLMAIYQARFNKYLEDRGIKDTSRQKVWCFIGDGETDEPETLGAITLAARENLDNLIFVVNCNLQRLDGPVRGNGKIIQELEAIFRGAGWNVIKVIWGEDWDSLLEKDETGLLVKRMGEIVDGEYQKYVVAPGSYIREKFFGKYPELLELVDHLSDEKLSKLKRGGHDPEKVYAAYKAAVDSVGKPTVILAKTIKGYGLGESGEGRNITHQVKQVNERELREFRSRFGIPISDDDVAKAPFYKPADDTPEMKYLRERRESLGGFIPSRTSHAPTLEIPSLEEYRGFIEKSVGREVSTTTGVVTLMSSLLKDKKIGKYIVPIVPDESRTFGMDALFRQCGIYAHTGQLYEPVDSDQVLYYHEAVDGQILEEGITEAGSMSSFIAAGTAYSAHGVPMIPMFIYYSMFGFQRIGDLIWAASDARCRGFMLGGTAGRTTLNGEGLQHQDGHSHLIASAFPTVRAYDPAFVYESTVIILDGMKRMYEKGEDAIYYITVHNENYEMPPMPAGIEEGIIRGIYKLSNVETKSGKHVQLFGSGPILRCVQVAQQILAEKFDVGSTLWSVTSYKALRKDAHAARRWNMLHPDEQPRQSYFEQQLAGSKGPVIAASDHVRAVPEQIAPWTPGGLFALGTDGFGRSETRAVLRRHFEVDAECITVAALYRLAETGGLDPKLVAKAIHDLKIDPKKVDPLFA; this is translated from the coding sequence ATGGCTCATACTGATATTCGCAGCACAAAGTCTCGTTCCAACACGGCCTGCAACGGCACAACCAACGGCGATCATTCGGCCGACGACGTAGCACAAAGCGAGGGGGAAGCCTACGCTGCCAACCAAACGATCGACGAAACGGAGGGTTTCGTCGTTCCTGAAGGGACTGAGTCGGAAGTTGCCCAGCCGGAGCTAACCGGCGAATTGGCTACCACATATTCCGTCGAAGACGCTGATCCTGAGGAGACCGAGGAATGGCTCGAATCGCTCCGGTACGTGGTCCAAAGCAAAGGCCCCGAACGAGCGACATTCCTACTGGCCAAACTCAACGAAACGGCCCATCAAGCGGGTGTGCAGTTGCCGTTCAGCGCCACAACCCCCTATATCAATACCATCGCTGTCGACCGGCAGCCACCATATCCCGGAAACCGCGAGATCGAGCGCCGCATTAAGAGCATTATCCGCTGGAATGCCATGGCGATGGTCACGCGGGCCAATCGCGAAAGCCATGGCATTGGTGGGCATATTTCTACTTTCGCCTCCGCCGCTACGCTCTATGAAGTGGCGTTTAATCATTTCCTTCGCGGCCGCGGCAACGATTTCAGCGGCGACCAGGTTTATATTCAGGGCCACGCATCGCCGGGAATCTATGCCCGTGCGTTTTTAGAGGGCCGGCTCAGCGAGGAACAACTCAACAATTTCCGTGAAGAGTTGCAACCGGGTGGCGGATTGTCGAGCTATCCGCATCCGTGGCTGATGCCCGATTTTTGGGAATACCCGACCGTTTCCATGGGACTTGGCCCGCTGATGGCGATCTATCAAGCCCGCTTCAACAAGTACCTCGAAGACCGCGGCATCAAAGATACCAGCCGGCAAAAGGTCTGGTGTTTTATCGGCGACGGCGAGACGGACGAACCGGAAACACTCGGCGCAATCACACTAGCCGCGCGCGAAAACCTCGATAACCTCATCTTCGTCGTCAACTGCAATTTGCAGCGCCTCGATGGGCCCGTGCGTGGCAACGGTAAGATTATCCAAGAACTTGAAGCAATTTTCCGCGGCGCAGGCTGGAACGTGATCAAAGTGATTTGGGGCGAAGACTGGGATTCGCTTCTCGAAAAAGATGAGACCGGACTGCTTGTAAAGCGGATGGGAGAAATTGTTGACGGTGAATATCAAAAGTACGTCGTCGCCCCGGGCAGCTACATCCGCGAGAAATTTTTTGGCAAGTATCCCGAACTGCTCGAATTGGTCGATCATCTTTCCGATGAAAAGCTCAGCAAACTCAAGCGTGGCGGACACGATCCGGAAAAGGTCTATGCCGCGTATAAAGCAGCCGTTGACTCGGTCGGCAAACCAACGGTGATTCTCGCCAAGACCATCAAAGGTTACGGCCTGGGCGAATCGGGCGAAGGCCGCAACATCACGCATCAGGTGAAGCAAGTCAACGAGCGCGAGCTGCGGGAATTCCGCTCTCGCTTCGGCATTCCAATCTCGGACGATGACGTGGCCAAAGCCCCGTTCTATAAACCGGCCGACGACACACCGGAAATGAAATATCTGCGCGAGCGACGCGAATCATTGGGCGGATTTATCCCCAGCCGGACGAGTCATGCGCCTACGCTCGAAATTCCATCGTTGGAGGAATACCGCGGCTTCATCGAGAAAAGCGTCGGACGCGAAGTTTCGACGACCACTGGTGTCGTCACACTGATGTCTTCTCTGCTCAAAGACAAAAAAATCGGCAAGTATATCGTGCCGATCGTGCCGGACGAATCTCGCACCTTCGGGATGGATGCACTGTTTCGACAATGCGGCATCTATGCGCATACCGGCCAGCTTTATGAGCCGGTCGATTCCGATCAGGTGCTTTACTATCACGAGGCCGTCGATGGCCAAATCTTGGAAGAAGGCATTACCGAGGCCGGTTCGATGTCATCGTTTATTGCCGCGGGCACGGCCTATTCCGCCCACGGCGTACCGATGATTCCGATGTTCATTTACTACTCGATGTTTGGCTTCCAGCGGATCGGCGATTTGATTTGGGCTGCCAGCGATGCCCGCTGCCGCGGTTTTATGCTGGGTGGAACCGCCGGCCGTACGACGCTCAACGGTGAAGGCCTGCAACATCAAGACGGCCACAGTCACTTGATCGCGTCGGCTTTTCCCACCGTGCGAGCGTATGACCCGGCTTTCGTCTATGAATCGACCGTGATCATTCTCGATGGCATGAAGCGGATGTACGAAAAAGGCGAAGACGCCATTTATTACATTACCGTTCACAACGAAAACTACGAAATGCCTCCAATGCCAGCCGGCATCGAGGAAGGCATCATCCGTGGCATTTACAAACTGTCAAACGTCGAGACAAAAAGCGGCAAACACGTGCAGCTTTTTGGCAGCGGGCCGATTTTGCGCTGCGTGCAAGTAGCTCAGCAAATCCTCGCCGAAAAATTTGACGTCGGCAGCACGCTATGGAGCGTGACCAGCTACAAGGCGCTCCGCAAAGATGCGCACGCCGCCCGGCGCTGGAACATGCTGCACCCCGACGAGCAGCCTAGGCAAAGCTACTTCGAGCAACAACTTGCCGGTTCCAAAGGCCCCGTCATCGCCGCTTCTGACCATGTCCGTGCGGTCCCCGAGCAAATCGCACCTTGGACCCCTGGCGGCCTATTCGCGCTGGGAACCGATGGCTTCGGGCGTAGCGAAACGCGCGCGGTCTTGCGACGGCACTTTGAAGTCGATGCCGAATGCATTACAGTGGCTGCGCTGTATCGGCTGGCCGAAACGGGAGGGCTAGATCCCAAGTTGGTCGCAAAGGCAATTCACGACTTGAAGATCGACCCTAAAAAAGTTGATCCGCTATTTGCCTAG
- a CDS encoding MFS transporter, giving the protein MPADATVADETELLRQVSAREPWNTLVLESYQIVLRIGWIFKTESIIIPAVLDVISDNSGWLRGCLPVINRFGQSVPPVFYSRRLSTKSRKKWALFSTTMVMAACFLALGFAWGVVGDHQTPWMATLFLVLYGIFSSVNGLNMLALGTLQGKLVSVTRRGRAMLISTAVGAALAIAFAWWLMGRWLELPHGGFGYIFSFTGVLFVLAALCAPLFDEPHDQYNLSVVHMAGHFRGAWQIFREDANFRRLAGVAVLFGVVLILFPHYQALGRIRLGLTRENLMLWVIVQNAGAGAFSILAGPLADRRGNRLVLSGLLLATATTPVLAALLGNAEPTFGKSWYWLVFLPLGLTPLTMKTLSNYTLEICGPADHPRYLAALGLSLGLPFVLSPLVGWLIDATSFEVVFLGGAILIVAGGVVSFGLHEPRDSCAGELTVLPGVPED; this is encoded by the coding sequence TTGCCCGCCGACGCGACGGTCGCTGACGAAACCGAGCTTTTGCGGCAGGTTTCCGCGCGCGAGCCATGGAACACGTTGGTGTTGGAGTCTTATCAGATTGTCTTGCGAATTGGCTGGATTTTCAAAACTGAGAGCATCATTATTCCGGCGGTGCTCGATGTGATCTCGGACAACTCTGGATGGCTGCGCGGTTGCCTGCCGGTCATTAATCGCTTTGGCCAGAGCGTACCGCCGGTATTCTATTCTCGAAGGCTCAGCACAAAGTCGCGAAAAAAATGGGCGTTGTTCTCAACCACCATGGTGATGGCAGCGTGCTTTCTGGCCTTGGGATTCGCCTGGGGTGTCGTCGGAGACCACCAAACTCCTTGGATGGCTACGTTGTTCTTGGTGCTCTACGGAATTTTTTCGTCGGTCAATGGTCTGAATATGCTGGCGTTGGGAACACTGCAAGGCAAACTCGTTAGTGTCACTCGACGAGGGCGAGCGATGCTAATTTCAACGGCGGTCGGCGCTGCACTGGCAATCGCGTTTGCGTGGTGGCTGATGGGACGTTGGCTCGAATTGCCACACGGAGGGTTTGGGTACATTTTCAGCTTCACCGGAGTGTTATTTGTATTGGCAGCCCTTTGTGCGCCGTTGTTCGACGAACCGCACGACCAATACAATTTGTCGGTAGTGCATATGGCAGGACATTTTCGCGGCGCATGGCAGATATTTCGCGAAGATGCCAACTTTCGGCGGCTAGCGGGAGTCGCTGTTTTGTTCGGTGTCGTGCTGATCTTGTTTCCACACTATCAAGCGCTGGGGCGCATTCGCCTTGGCTTGACTCGTGAAAATCTTATGCTATGGGTGATCGTGCAAAATGCCGGCGCCGGCGCGTTCAGCATTCTGGCCGGGCCACTGGCCGACCGCCGTGGCAATCGCTTGGTGCTCAGCGGATTGCTGCTGGCGACGGCAACGACCCCAGTATTGGCCGCGCTTCTGGGCAACGCCGAACCAACGTTTGGTAAATCTTGGTACTGGCTGGTGTTTCTACCGCTGGGGCTGACGCCGCTCACGATGAAAACGCTGTCGAACTACACCCTAGAAATCTGTGGTCCAGCCGATCATCCTCGCTATCTGGCAGCACTCGGCCTCTCGTTGGGATTGCCGTTTGTGTTGTCACCACTGGTGGGCTGGCTGATCGACGCGACGAGTTTTGAGGTCGTGTTCCTGGGCGGTGCCATCTTGATCGTCGCTGGCGGCGTGGTATCCTTCGGCCTGCACGAGCCGCGAGACTCCTGCGCAGGGGAGTTGACGGTGCTGCCGGGAGTGCCAGAGGATTAG
- the genX gene encoding EF-P lysine aminoacylase GenX, which translates to MSSLDYLPAASLELLRLRAELLSKLRSFFAERRFLEVETPILSADVVVDRHLEPLSAMLADIPRRPEGGRRLWLQTSPEFGMKRLLAAGATEIYQVTRAFRGGEIGPLHNPEFTMVEWYRVGDDMSAGMKLLSDLCESLLHCGPAERLSYATAFERHVGVNPHLATTNELAAAAERLRADVPSGLNDDRDGWLNALLATCVEPHLGRRQPTILFGYPASQAALAIVRNDNPPVAERFELYVSGIELANGYHELLDATELRRRNAANNAARIAEEKPPLPEYSRLLAAMEAGLPPCCGVALGFDRLVMLAAGAATISEVMAFPIDRA; encoded by the coding sequence GTGAGCAGCTTGGACTATCTGCCGGCGGCATCGCTCGAACTGCTGCGACTGCGCGCCGAGTTGCTATCGAAGTTGCGATCGTTCTTTGCCGAGCGTAGATTTTTGGAAGTCGAGACGCCGATTCTTTCCGCCGATGTCGTGGTTGATCGACATCTTGAGCCGTTAAGTGCAATGCTGGCTGACATTCCACGGCGACCCGAAGGCGGACGACGGCTGTGGCTGCAAACGTCGCCGGAATTCGGAATGAAACGGTTACTCGCGGCAGGCGCAACGGAGATTTATCAAGTAACGCGTGCCTTTCGCGGCGGTGAAATCGGCCCTCTGCACAACCCAGAATTTACGATGGTCGAGTGGTACCGAGTCGGCGACGACATGTCGGCAGGTATGAAGCTATTGTCCGATCTATGCGAGTCGCTTTTGCATTGTGGTCCCGCGGAAAGGTTGAGTTATGCCACTGCATTTGAGCGCCATGTCGGCGTGAACCCGCATTTAGCAACGACCAACGAGTTGGCGGCGGCGGCGGAACGATTGCGCGCGGATGTCCCCAGTGGCTTAAACGACGACCGCGATGGCTGGCTGAACGCTTTGCTGGCGACGTGTGTCGAACCGCATCTCGGCCGGCGACAGCCAACGATCTTGTTTGGTTACCCTGCATCTCAAGCGGCGCTGGCGATCGTTCGCAACGACAATCCACCGGTGGCGGAGCGGTTTGAACTGTATGTCAGTGGCATCGAATTAGCAAACGGCTATCATGAATTGCTCGATGCTACCGAATTGCGACGACGCAATGCGGCGAATAATGCGGCGCGGATCGCGGAGGAAAAACCACCGTTGCCGGAATACAGCCGGTTGCTAGCGGCAATGGAGGCGGGGTTGCCGCCTTGTTGCGGCGTGGCACTCGGGTTCGATCGCCTAGTAATGTTGGCCGCTGGAGCAGCAACAATTTCTGAGGTGATGGCATTCCCGATTGATCGCGCTTAG